The DNA window TCAGCTGAGAGGAAAGTGTTTTATAAAAGCAGGGCTTGGATGTGGGAGatgtttttgaagatttattttaaatagtgtgtgtgtgtgtgtgtgtgtgtgtgtgtgtgtgtgtgtgtgtgtgtgtgtgtgcgcttgcAGTACCCTCAGAGGTCACAAGTGGGCATCAGATTCCTAGAGTTGGagttaacaggtggttgtgagctgcccagtgtgtgtgtgtgtgtgtgtgtgtgtgtgtaggcactgggaactgaacttgggttttctgcaagagcagtaagtgccttTAACCCCTAAGTCATCTGTCTGGCTCCAGATGTGGGGGTGTGTGCTCACCTGGCCtgaggagggtgtcagatgtcACGCTCCATCACTCtcacacagggtctctcactcatcTTTGAACTACGCAGCAAGCCTCAGGGGTCCTCCCATCCATGCCCCACAGCATGGGGAAATAGACCTGCTCTACTACACCCAGCTGTTCAGAGGAGCCCGGTTGCCATCACACAGAAGCTGCCATAGCCACCAATCATCTCCTGAGCTcccaatgtgttttgttttttttttcccccaaggtaGGGTCTCacgatgtagccctggctgtcctagaactcactctatagaccagcctgcctctgcctcctgagtgctgggctaaaggtgtgtacctctaCTTctagccccccccctttttaaacaGTGTCATTCATTGGCCTGGTGCTAGccaagtagactaggctgatGGTCCACAGAGGACCAGGGATTCCTTGGTTTCAGCCTCCCCAGCATTTgcgagatagctcagtggttagagcaccagctgcttttgcagagggcctaggttcagttcccagtacccatatggtagctcacagctacttttgactccagttgcagaggatctgatgcctttgtctggcctctgtgggcacaggaCAAACATGGTAAACATACATTCagacagtcatacacataaaaataaaagtaaataatttaaaaggcaaaCAGCATGCctgcagtttgtttgtttgtttgtttgtaacatgggtctggggaatcaaactcaagtcttcatgatTGTGCAGCCATCATCTTCACAGACTGAGCCGTCTCCTCAGCCCcaggtttgtttctgagacagggtctctctcactcGGTACCCTGAGCAGCCCTTGAACTCATGAGTCTCCTGCCTGGCTCCCAAGTTCTCGGCTGAtaaatgtgtaccaccacacctattTTAAGTGTGCTTTGTTGGAAATATCAGCTAAGGCCATATGACCACAAACCCTTCATGTACTCAGTGGAAGCCTGGGGCTAGGAGGCCGAGAGGGTCCATGGATCACTCATGCCTGCCACTCACTCACCAAGCTCCCCGCCGCCAACAGAGAAATCGTTGTCTAGAATGACCCACTTAATGATTTTGGCGGCCTCTGAGGGTGCTTCTGCATTCACTTCCTGGATGCCCTGGCTGATGAACTCTGTGACCAGGGGGTCACGATCATATAGGACGTCTGTCAACCAGGTGGACTGGCTCCGCAGCTTCCGGCAGCAGGCCACAGCCTCGCTGGTCAGGGCACTCCGAGCCTCTCCAGTCTCTGGATTGATCTGACACTGTAGGCAGACAGAGTTAGTGTTCTGTGAGCATGCTTCAGGGGCCATTCCCATGGTACCTGGGTCCTCCAGGCTACAGGCACCACAGCATCAGAGAGCCCTGCCGATCCCATCTTTGCATGCTCAAAGGTCATGCAAGCTGCAGAGCAGGCatctgggagttggttctctccttccaccatgcaggtcctggggattgaactcaaggtgtcaggcttggcagcaagctctcACTGAGACAGCTCTCAAGCCCCACCTTATCTTCCCCGTCAACCACGCTGTGGTGGATATCCTCAATTTGGTACCTTGATGCCAGTGGCCCTGTGTCCATGCTTTGAGGGACACTGGTCAACAGGGAAAATTCTAGATTCTTCTACACTCCCAGGCACTCTGTATCCCTCCCCAGAATCAACAACTAGAGCTGGGGTGTGACTCCAGGTGAAAGCTTCCTCAGTGCACATCTTCAGTGTCACTGGACCAGGACCTAGAGTCACCTCGAGAGCACACCCCTGGGGTATGTCTGGGTTTCCAAAGGCTTAACTTAGATGAAAGGcccatcctgaatgtgggcaggGGTCCCCAGAGAAAGCAGAGCTGTGAGGTAACTCAGTTGGTGAAGGCCTTGCAAGGCTAGGGCATGAGTTTCATCTCTGGAACTGTGTGCAGGTGGGGAGGAAAGTGAAGACGGAGGTTCTGTCCTGCCTgttcccacagccactttgccccaaataaacacatgaagtTTAAGTgtttaagtataaaataaaggTTTAAGTATAAAAcctttggccagtggctcaggcttcttattggctagctctttcttaactattaacccatttctatttatgtaTTGCCCCAAGGCTGTGGTTCACCCATAACCCAGCATGTTGCTCCTTGGGCAGCATGGCGTCTCTCTGTGGtgacctccctctgccttcctcccccagccttctcctgttcTGGTTGTCCCGCCTATGCtttctgcctgtctattggccaaccagtgtttcattcatcaaccaataagagaaacatatatacagaaagacatccttttttttttttttttgactttcatTTGTATATCAGGAAAGAAAGCACTTCACAAAACTGTCCTCAGACTTCCTCACAGGTATTGTGGCACATGGACACAGATACCCATAAtaataagaacatttttaaaaattaagctgggtggtggtggtgcacacctttaatcccagcactcaggaggcagaggcaaatggatctctgtgggttccaggccagcctggtgtacagagcaagttccaggacagccagggctacatagaaaaatcctttcttgaaagatcaaaacaaaattttgtgtGTAAGTGTCTGTATACATGTTCATGGGGGCATGGtgcgtggaagtcagaggtcagtgTCAGGTGCTGGTGCTCTGGCACTGTTTGCCTTTGAaatttgaggcatggtctcttaCTGGCCCGGAGGGTTGCTGgtctcccaggtactgggattataaaGTGTGCTCCATCAAGCCCAGCTCCACACATGTGCCCTGGGACCCAAACCCAGATACTCATTGTTGCATAGTAAGCACTTTATCCATGTAACATCTCCCCTGGCCCTTAAATTGCTTCTGGTATTTAGTCACAATGACAAAAGCCACTAAAATGGTGACTAAGTGACTGAATGACCCTCATCTAGCCTGTCCTCATTCGGTACTGTCAGAGTCTTGCTCCATGGGAGCCTCCCGGTACCTTCAGTGTAAGGAGGGCGCACAGGTATGGGGCGTTCTGGCCCACCAACATTGCATAGCGCACAATGGGGATTCGAATCATCACTCGCTCCTCTATGGGACTCGGGTTGATTACTTCTCCTGAGCTTAGCGTGATCAGATCTGTGGCaagaatgaaaagcatttgtCTCTGAGAAGGGACATCAAGTGGCTTACCGGCCGCAGTGAGGACAGCCCCTGACAGCCCCTCCGTCCTTGTACCCTGTGACACGTTCCTCACCATCGTTATTCCCCAAGATATAGACGAAGTTGTCGACATCCAAGAAGCCCAGGTCGTTTGTGTGTagccagccctggctgtccaccCTCTTCGCTGTGTTGACCTTGTCATTGAGGTAGCCCATGAAGATGTGGCGGccccacacacacaagttccCGACGTTTTCCCGGTTCTCCTTTTCCACCTTTGTGAGGGCGCTGGGAAGTGCCTTCCCACAGCTGTGGGCGTGCAGGGGATAGCAGGGCTGGCATGCTCCCCACCAGGACGCATACCCTGTctagttctctcctcccaccccttccctaGTCACAACAAAACAGGGcagaaaaacatgaaataattaaGGTTAAGGCCCCAAAGTGCAGTCAGGACAGAGAACCACATGTCACACTGCATTCTCAGGGTCAGACGGAGGCCACAGAGGCTGGCCATCTGGGTTTGATGTTTTAGGATTCAGCCCAAAACTGGATGTGATAGCACACGCTTGTCATCGCAgtatttgggaagctgaagcaatgAGTTTGctctaagtttgaggtcaaccgTAGCCGTGCAGGGAGGCTCCATCCCAAAAACCAAAATGCAACAAAgcgggggtggtggtgcacgccttttatcccaggacttaggaggcagaggcaggcagatctccgtgagtttgaggccagcttggtatacagagcgagtgccaggacagccagggctacagataGAAACCTTCAAAACTGCTGTGCCTCGCCTCATGCACAACCCGAAGCAATGTCCACAGAGGCCTGGGTTTCCCAGTCTGTCGCCAGGCTGCCCGCTATGTGTGGCTGCCCAGCATCTGCTTGATACTCAGAGGGGCCTGGATCCCACcttccctcatccccaccccacagACAGAAACATCCCAGAGAAATGCAAAAGGAAGTCTTGCCCACGAAGAGCAGCAGTCGCTTGCTCAGGGGTGGCCCGCATCCCGGGGACCCCTGACCCGCCGCTGTCCCCGGggaagacagaccctgcccccgaCCCACCTCAGTTGTCGGAAGGCCTGGTGGCTGGACAGAGCGTGCAGTCCGCTGCACTCGGTCAAGCCGTACATGTCAAAGATGGGTATGTTCAGGCTGAGGAAGAAGTCCAGCGTGTTCCTCGGCAGCCCCAAACCCAGGTTCAGGAACTGCTGGCAATGGTTGAGACCCAGGAACTTCCTGGCAGGGTCGAAGGTCAGCTTTTTGGCCAGGCCATAGCACAGCGGCTGGTGGATCTGCCTTTAGAAGCGGAGCCATGGCCACGTGTGACCACTGCCCCTGCCTGGGTCGCCATCCTCTGGTCCCCGTCCGCCCCCAGTGCACGCCCGCCCGCTCGCCCGCCCGCCCGCTCGCCCGCTCGCCCGTGGTACCCTAGCAACCGCCTCCTGTTGGTGTTGAGCCCTAAGCGCATAGCCCAGCGGTCAATCTTCCTGCGGAAGGCGGTGGAGTCCAGATGTTTGGTCTTCAGGCTGTCCAGCATGCGGTCCCACACCCATGGGATGCCGCAGAACGTGGTGGGCTGGACCTCGCGGAGCATTTCCGTCAGGAAGCCCTGGATGGGGCGGGATGGGGGCGCTGGGGGACCCCCATGCACTCCAAGTCCATGAGGCGGGAAACTTCAGCTTGGGGACCAGGTTGGGGCCGAGGACAGCGCAGGTAACAGGCAGAGCCACACCACAGAGGCCCCTGCCCTCGAGTGGGGGAGCGAAAAAAGAGGGCCAGAAAAGGGCTAGCAGAGTCTGGGGGGCACAGGGAGCGCTGTAGCCGCCTGCCCCCTACTCCCATCACTTCGCCCCTCGCTCACATCTACCACAGCTGGCACAAAGACAGTGAAGGATCCCCGCCTCCCCTACTTTGCTGCCCACATCTGGCCACTGTCGCTCTCACCCCCAGAGCTCACCGTGCCAGGGGCTCGTGCTGGTCCATTCCACTTCCCTGCCTCTGGTGAGGGGAAGTAGACTGTTCCAGCCACGGAGATGGCCACCCATACATCCAAGATCTGGGTCCCGGCAAAGCAGAGCGGCAGGTAGCTCACAAGGACCTCCTGGCCATTAGGCGGACACTTGTACTCTAGGCTCTGAACAGTGGCCGCTGTGGTCCATGTGATCTGAAAGATACCTCACTAAGTCAGGCCTAGGTTCTTAGTTCCAACATCTACCTCACTGGGCCAGTTCCCTCCGGGAGCACCGCTCACATTGTCGtggctgagcatggtggcctTCGGGGGCCCAGAGATGCCCTGTTTGTATACCAAAGCACAGCACTGGTTAGGCTTCTGTGAGTCGATGATTTGGTCCAGTTTTTCATCCGAGATGCCATCTGCGAGGTCCAGGAAGCCTTTCCACTGCAGAAAGGCTGGCCAATGGGCTTTGGAGGAGTCGAGGCTGCCCCAGAGACCCTCCCAACCCAGCCACCTTAGCTCCATCTGTGTACTGGAATAGTAGTCATGAAAGGAAAGCCATTTGATACATGCTCCAAAGTGGAGGAACTTCAAGAGCACAATGCCAGGCACATAAGGACACACACTAAAGAACCCCACTTTGGCTTCTCTGGACTCTCCGTGCCACCCAGCACCAGGCTTGCCCTCCGTGTCTGGGCCTGTGCCTGGTTTTCCATCTCTGACTCCCCTGTCCGGACATACCGAGTATAGATTTGGCTGTACTTCCTGGATGTCTTCTCTGTATTGTATGATGGCCTTGAGATGCTTCAGGTAGCCCTGGATCTGCAGGACACCATGGGGGCAGCATCAGCAAAGGTGGGggctcctgtagctcaggctggactcaaactcactatgtagtggaAAGTGACCTTGAAATCCTGACTGGCCTTAGGtactggggatggagcccaggggcTCATCCATGCCGGGCAAGCACTGTGCCTGCTGAGCTCAGCTCCAGtgctcttttcttttgaaattttatcttatgtgcattggtgaattggtattttgcctgcatgtatgtctgtgtgagggtgtcatatcccctggaatgggagttacagacagttgtaaactgccatctgggtgctaggacttgaacccaggtcctctggaagaacagttggtgctcttaaccactgagccatctcttcagccccagccccAGATAAAATTTTTATCATGTGTCCATATATGTGTACCTGCATGGCTTCTTTGCTATGTTGAGGCCAGAAggggtatcagatccctggaacaggagttacaggtgcACCTGAACCACAGTGTGagtgctgaaaactgaacatgAGAGCAGCCAGCAGAATGtttgcaagtgctcttaagtgcagAGCCAGCTCTTCAGCCCCTGCCCCAGTGTTCTTAACATGTGAAAATACACAATTATTCCATTTTAAACCATTTGATTTTCTATTCCATGCATGGAGCCTCATATACACCAAACAGGTGTTCCACAACTGAGACACACCCTCCCCAATTCCTTACCATTCCTTCCTATCTTATTTCATTTctggtgcatgtatgtgtgtgtacatgctcacacatgcatggaATCGGTGTTTTCCTCTACTGCTCTCCACAGTTAGAAGTTTTTAAATTTAGTGCTCTTACTGTGTTTTGTGAAGCAGGCATGGGCGTCCCAGACCCCACAGATCCAAGAAAGTCCCACTAGCCCACTCAAGCTTATGGCTCTGGTAGCCCTGcccttccctccatcccctctgccttgaaaaaaaaatagattatattCCTAAAGCTACACACCAAGGTCTATtctttatttggccacttcctcttgCTGTGTCTGACTACCAAGAttcagctatcaaagtattgaagtccagcaaccAGAAACCCACTGTGGCTCACCTAATAACACGCCCATTTAAAATTAAAGACtacatcctaacacagggtttcctgtTTTACCTTCACAAACCGCCATTTTCCTTTaagccacatctgtctcctctctatccagaagCAGTCCTTTGTCCTCTAGGGCAAATacccctgccccctcttccttgttcctttccccttctccctcctcctctctctcctatctttgtctcttattccctgccatCTGTCCCTTTGTGCAAACAAATaccctttgtgctgagaacttggtcctGTGGTGTCTAGTACAGACACCAGTCCTTTTACTGAGAccatcccagaacccacataccCCCAGAGACTCACCTGGTTAACCTTCTGCAGCTGTCTCTCATTATCCACCACGAAGATGTCCATCTCTGAGGTCTCAGCAATGACCTGGCAGGCTTTGGGTGAGTTGGTGCACAGAATGCCCACAGAGATGCCACTGGAAGCAGAGTGCAGGAGCTGAAGTCCTAGTGAGTGAGTGCTTTGGGGAATTGTGGGGTTTTGGGGGGGTCTTTATACCTCCTTAGAAGCTGGGACTCAGGGGATCCCCTTTCAGAGCTCCCACAAATGTTCTACGTGAGTATAAGGAGGACTCAGTGCTAGGGTATCCAAAGAAATAAGTATATCTGGAGGAAAGGGTA is part of the Cricetulus griseus strain 17A/GY chromosome 5, alternate assembly CriGri-PICRH-1.0, whole genome shotgun sequence genome and encodes:
- the LOC100773414 gene encoding long-chain-fatty-acid--CoA ligase ACSBG2 isoform X2, producing MTSDLTAENSFWTTQRNGEVKLRMDKNSEDEPPVTVPDMIMSAATKYSHYLAIGCKYKKSWQLLTYIEYYEACRRAAKAFLKVGLERFHGVGIMGSNSTEWVIANIGAIMAGGISVGILCTNSPKACQVIAETSEMDIFVVDNERQLQKVNQIQGYLKHLKAIIQYREDIQEVQPNLYSWKGFLDLADGISDEKLDQIIDSQKPNQCCALVYKQGISGPPKATMLSHDNITWTTAATVQSLEYKCPPNGQEVLVSYLPLCFAGTQILDVWVAISVAGTVYFPSPEAGKWNGPARAPGTGFLTEMLREVQPTTFCGIPWVWDRMLDSLKTKHLDSTAFRRKIDRWAMRLGLNTNRRRLLGQIHQPLCYGLAKKLTFDPARKFLGLNHCQQFLNLGLGLPRNTLDFFLSLNIPIFDMYGLTECSGLHALSSHQAFRQLSCGKALPSALTKVEKENRENVGNLCVWGRHIFMGYLNDKVNTAKRVDSQGWLHTNDLGFLDVDNFVYILGNNDDLITLSSGEVINPSPIEERVMIRIPIVRYAMLVGQNAPYLCALLTLKCQINPETGEARSALTSEAVACCRKLRSQSTWLTDVLYDRDPLVTEFISQGIQEVNAEAPSEAAKIIKWVILDNDFSVGGGELGPMTKLNRTAVAKIYQEDIQKFYERSPSS